Part of the Pedobacter roseus genome is shown below.
AAGTTTTCCTTGATGTTTTCAGGAATCTCATCACGTTGAGGGTAAGTTAAGAATTTACCAGTTAATTCACCAGCATTCCACTCTAACCATGCGAACTTGTTAATTGTTCTGCCTGCAACTGAGTTACTAATTGATTCTAAAGATTTAGATTTTTCACGAACAGCAACCACATCACCAGCTTTTAACTGATATGAAGGGATATTTACAACTTCACCATTCACGGTTACGTGTTTATGGCTAACTAACTGGCGTGCACCAGAACGGGTTGTTGCAATACCTAAACGGTATACTGTGTTATCTAAACGTGCTTCTAATAATTGAAGTAAGTTATCACCAGTGATACCTGCACGTGAAGATGCTTTTTTAAACAAGTTACTAAACTGTTTTTCTAACACACCATAAGTGTATTTTACTTTTTGTTTCTCCATTAACTGGATAGCATATTCAGATTGTTTTCCTCTTCTTTTTGATGAGCCATGTTGCCCAGGAGGATAATTTTTTCTGTCTAACACCTTATCAGGACCGAAGATTGGTTCTCTGAATTTACGGGCGATTTTTGATTTTGGGCCTGTATATCTTGCCATTTTTTTTCTGTTTTTAAAGTATCATCCAGCCTGTAACTGGAGATTCTTAGCTTTAAAATTAATTAAACTCTTCTCTTTTTAGGAGGACGACATCCGTTGTGAGGAAGTGGAGTAATATCTTTAATAGATGTTACTTCGATACCTGCTACTTGTAAAGTTCTGATTGCAGATTCACGACCTGAACCCGGACCTTTTACAAATACTTCAACTTTACGTAAGCCTAAATCAAATGCAACTTTACCGCAATCTGATGCTGCTTGACCAGCTGCATACGGTGTGTTCTTTTTAGAACCTTTAAAGCCCATTTTACCAGCAGAAGACCATGAAATAGTCTGTCCGTTGTTGTTTGTTAAGGTAACGATGATGTTGTTGAAAGTAGCATTGATATGCGCCTGACCAACAGACTCAATTACAACGATACGTTTTTTTGTTACTTTTTTACTCTTAGCCATTTTATCTTTTAGATTTTAGATATGAGACTTGAGATATGAGACTTTCTCTACCCCGATACTCAGTATCCTACTTTTTCTCTTTTATTCCAGATCTGAGCAGATTTTAAAGACGCGAAGCTCACATCTAAAATCTCACCTCTCCTATCTATCTATTACTTAGTAGCTTTTTTCTTGTTAGCAACTGTTTTTCTCTTACCCTTACGAGTACGTGAGTTGTTTTTAGTACGCTGACCACGAGAAGGTAAACCTTTTCTGTGACGTAAACCACGGTAACAACCAATATCCATTAAACGCTTGATGTTTAACTGGACCTCTGAGCGTAAAGCACCTTCTACTTTAATCTCATCGTTGATCATTGTACGGATTGCCGTCAACTCATCATCAGACCAGTCTTGTACTTTTTTGTTTAAATCGATACCTGCTGTAGTTAAAATACGTTGTGCAGTTGTTCTGCCAATTCCGTAGATATAGGTTAAACCGATCTCTCCTCTTTTGTTTCTTGGTAAATCAATACCTGAAATCCTTGCCATATTTATTTATGTTTTTTACGTAACTCCGAACGGCGGGCCACCGTTGTGCGGTTCATTACAATATTCTTAATTACCCCTGACGTTGTTTGTATTTAGGATTTTTCTTGTTGATAACGTAAAGTTTACCTTTACGGCGAATAATCTTACAATCAGCGCTACGTTTTTTAATTGATGATCTAACTTTCATTTTATTTGTATCTATAAGTAATGCGTCCTTTTGTTAAATCATAAGGAGACATTTCCAATTTAACTTTATCCCCAGGAAGAATTTTGATGTAGTGCATCCTCATCTTACCTGAAATGTGAGCAATAATCTCATGCCCGTTCTCGAGTTCTACCCGGAACATTGCATTAGACAATGCTTCTCTTATTACTCCGTCTTGTTCAATTGAGGCTTGTTTAGCCATATTTTATTGATTGTTACTTAATTAGCTGCTTCTAAACAGGGTTGCAAAATTAAATAAAAAATTTTAATTATTTATTTTTTTTGTTGTAAAACTTCTTCTATTATAGAAAACGTTGATAAAACCTCTGCTTTGCCCTTTTTAACGGCTACTGTATGTTCAAAATGTGCTGATGGTTTATTGTCTTTACTGGTTACTGTCCATCCATCTTTATGGAATTTAACACCGGCTACGCCTGCATTGATCATGGGTTCAATTGCAATTACCATTCCTTCTTCAAGTTTTGGTCCTGCACCACGCTTTCCATAATTAGGAATTTCTGGTTTCTCATGAAGCTTTACGCCAACGCCATGTCCAACAAGTTCTCTTACTACTCCAAATCCATTAGTTTCTGCATGGTTCTGAACAGCGAAACCAACATCACCGATACGCATACCGGCAACTGCTTTCTCTATTCCCAACTCCAGGCAACGTTTAGTAACCTCAACCAGTTTCTGTTTTTCAGCATCAATTTCTCCGATGGAGAAAGTATAAGCCGAATCGCCAAAATAGTTATTCTTGATTACGCCACAATCAACCGAAATCAGATCCCCATCTTTAATTACATAATCGCTTGGAAAACCATGAACAACCTGCTCATTTGGCGAAATACATAAAGAATAAGGAAAACCATTGTAATTTAAAAATGCAGGGATTGCTCCATTGTCACTAATAAACTCGTAAGCCAGTTTATCTAATTGGATAGTAGTCATACCTGCCTTAATCACTTTAGCCACTTCTGCCAAGGTTTTAGAAACAAGCATGGAACTTTCTCTTATTAACTCGATCTCCTCAAGAGATTTGTAATAGATTTTAGACATTCAGTTAAAGTTTTGAATGAGTGAATTTTGAGTGAGCAAAATGCCAAACCAGCTTTCTGCTCATTCAATCATTCAAAATTCAATAATTCCATTTTTACAACGCTGCGTTGCTACTTGCAGCAGGAACACCTGTTCTGCCAGTAACCCTACCCGTTTTCATTAAACCATCGTAGTGACGCATCAATAAATAACTTTCGATCTGCTGTAAAGTATCCAATACAACACCAACCAAAATCAATAAAGAAGTACCACCAAAGAAGTGTGCAAATTCTTGTTTAATACCAAACTTAACCGCCAACGAAGGAAGAATAGCAATGATCGCTAAGAATACTGCACCTGGAAAAGTGATTTTAGAAATTACATCATCAATAAAAGTTGATGTTGCAAAACCCGGTTTAACACCTGGGATAAAACCACCGTTTTTCTTCATATCATCGCTCATTTGAGTTGGGTTAACTGTAATGGCTGTATAGAAGAAAGTGAATGCAATAATTAAAATAGCGAACGTTAAGCTATAAGCCAACGAAGTTGTGTTACTGAACTGGATTAACCAAGAACCTTGTAAAGAAGGAACAAACTGCATTAAAGCACCTGGAATGAACATTAACGCCTGAGCAAAAATGATTGGCATTACACCAGCAGCATTCACTTTTAAAGGAATGTACTGACGGACACCACCAAACTGGCGGTTGCCAACAATTTTCTTAGCGTATTGTACAGGTACTTTACGTACACCTTGAACAATTAAAATGGTAAACATTACCACAGCAAATAATGCAACGATCTCTAAAACCAAAGCAACCGGGCCTCCACCTTCACTGGCAGAACCTACACGGGCACTAAACTCTTGAGAAATTGCAACTGGTAAACGGGCAATAATACCAACCATAATGATTAGTGATGTACCGTTACCAATACCTTTATCAGTAATTTTTTCACCTAACCACATTACGAATAATGTACCTGCCGTTAATACAAACGTAGATAACACCAAAAATAAAGTGTTCGGTAATAAAATAGCTTCTGCAGGAACCTGCGTTTTAACGTAACCTACAGATTGAACGATTGTGATCGCTACCGTTAGGTAACGGGTAATCTGGTTCATTTTCTTTCTACCACTTTCGCCCTCTTTCTGCATTTTTTGGAAAGAAGGAACAGCAATACCTAATAGTTGCACCACGATAGACGCAGAGATATAAGGCATTACCCCCAATGCTAGGATAGACACACGAGAGAAAGAACCTCCGGCAAACATATCTAGTAAGCCTAAAAGTCCCGATTTTTCGTTATTGCCTAAAGCAGTTGGATCCACACCTGGTAAAACCACGTGAGATACGAAACGGTATACCAAAAGAATTAAGAGCGTAAACAATATACGCTCTTTTAATTCCTGAATTTTCCAGATATTACTTAAAGTAGTAAATAGCTTCTTCATTTAATAATTACAATTTTACAATAGAACCACCTGCAGCTTCAATAGCTTTTTGTGCGGTTGCAGAGAACGCATGTGCTGTAATTTCTAGCTTTGCTTTAACTTCACCACGACCTAAAATTTTAACTAAGTCGTTTTTAGAAGCCAAACCATGTGCTTGTAAAGCAGCAAAATCGATAGTTGTTAAGCTGTGTTTTTCAGCTAATGCTTGTAAAACATCTAAGTTTACACCAACATACTCAGTACGGTTGATTGGTTTGAAACCAACTTTAGGCACACGACGTTGTAAAGGCATTTGACCACCTTCGAAACCGATTTTGGTTTTGTGACCTGAACGAGAACCCGCACCTTTGTGACCACGAGTTGAAGTACCGCCACGACCAGAACCTGTACCACGACCAATTCTTTTGCTGTTTTTTGTAGAACCTACTGCAGGTTTTAAATTACTTAAATTCATTTTTTTGAATTTGTGTTGCCCTTCGCTTTCACTAAACAGGTACAACGATTAAACATATATAAAGGTAATACCGGTTTTACCCAATATTACCTTTAAAACTTTTATTAAATTGCTTCGATTGCTACCAAGTGGTTCACTTTGCGAACCATACCGATAATCTGTGGTGTAGCTTCAACCTCAACACTTTGGTTCATTTTTGATAAACCCAAAGCCTGAACGGTTCTTTTTTGGCGCTCGCTTCTGTCGATAACGCTTTTTACTTGTGTTATTTTGATCTTAGCCATGATATTATCCGTTAAATACTTTGTTTAAATCAATACCACGGGTTTGAGCTACTGTATAAGCATCGCGCATTTTAGTTAACGCATCAACAGTTGCCTTTACCACGTTGTGTGGGTTAGATGATCCTTTAGATTTTGCCAATACGTTGTGTACACCAGCACTCTCTAATACGGCACGCATCGCACCACCTGCAATTACTCCGGTACCTACTGCAGCTGGTTTGATTAATACAAAACCACCTGAGAATTTACCGATTTGCTCGTGAGGAACAGTACCGTTTAAAATTGGAACTTTTACCAAGTTCTTTTTAGCATCATCCACACCTTTTGCAATTGCTTCAGTTACCTCTTTCGCTTTACCTAAACCGAAACCAACAACACCGTTTTCATCACCTACAACAACAATTGCTGAGAAGCTGAAAGTACGGCCACCTTTGGTTACTTTGGCAACACGTTGTATACTAACCAAACGATCCTTTAACTCGATATCGGTGGTTTTTACTCTTTTTATATTAATAGTTGACATCTTACTTTTTCTTCAGATTAAAATACTAAACCAGCTTCGCGGGCACCCTCTGCCAACGATTTTACACGACCGTGGTATAAATAGCCGTTTCTATCGAAAACAACTTCTTTAACACCTGCTGCAATTGCTTTTTCGGCAACTAATTTACCTACTGCAACTGATTGGTCGCTCTTGTTTCCAGTACCAGAAAAATCTTTCGATAATGATGATGCTGATGCTATTGTTGTACCGGTTACATCGTTAATTACCTGCGCATAAATCCCTTTATTGCTTCTATATACAGATAACCTTGGACGTTCTTCCGAACCGGTAAGTCTTTTTCTGATCCCTTTTTTAATACGATCTCTTCTTGATAATTTTTTACCTGCCATGATTACTATTTTTTAGATGCTGATTTACCTGCTTTTCTTCTTAACACTTCACCTACAAACTTGATACCTTTACCTTTATATGGCTCTGGTGCACGTAACGAACGGATTTTCGCTGCTACCTGACCGATCAATTGTTTGTCAATACTTTCTAAAATGATTTTAGGAGTCTGACCTTTTTCTGAAGATGTAGTTACTTTAATCTCTTCCGGTAACTGGAATACATAATGGTGAGAATAACCTAAAACCAGATCTAATGTATTACCTGTGTTTGTAGCACGGTAACCAACACCTACTAGTTCTTGAGTTAATTTGTAACCTTCTGTAACACCAACAACCATGTTGTTAAGCAATGAGCGATATAAACCGTGTAATGCTTTATGTTTCTTTTGTTCTGAAGGACGTTGAACTGTTAAAATTCCGTCTTCCTGACTTACAGTGATATCTGAATCTACTGCTTGTGTTAATTCACCTTTAGGACCTTTTACACTTACTACGTTATCTTTTGATACGGTAATTGTAACACCTGCTGGGATTGTAATTGGGGCTTTTCCTATTCTTGACATTGTGCTGTTCTCCTAATATTAATAAACGTGACACAATACCTCACCACCAATGTTTAATTTGGCTGCTTCTTTATCGGTCATTACACCTTTAGAAGTAGATAAGATTGCGATACCTAAACCGTTTAATACTCTTGGCATATTTTCAACACCAGCATAGTTTCTCAAACCTGGTTTACTTATCCGCACTAATGTACGAATAGCAGGAACTTTAGTAATCGGATTGTATTTCAAAGCGATTTTAATAATGCCTTGAACTGTAGTATCTTCAAACTTATAGTTCGCGATGTAACCTTTATCAAAAAGAACTTTAGTAATTTCTTTTTTAAGGTTTGATGCAGGAATTTCTACAACACGGTGGTTGGCCTTAATGGCATTCCTTACTCTTGTTAAATAATCTGCTATTGGATCTGTATTCATTTTTTATTGTTTTTGATAGTGGTTTCCTTCTGCTACCCAGCTGTGGGACCTGCTATCGGTTAAAATTCTTTTTTAGTATAAAGACATAAATAAGTATCAAGTATCGAGACACAATTTGGTCTTGATACTTGATACTACAGTACTTTAATACTATTCTATATTACCAAGATGCTTTTTTAACACCTGGTATTTTACCGTCTAGTGCCATCTGGCGGAACGTTACCCTTGAAATACCAAAGGTACGCATATATCCACGAGGACGACCAGTTAATTTACAACGGTTGTGTAAACGTACCGGAGATGAGTTTTTAGGTAATTTATCTAAACCCTCGAAATCTCCTGCAGCTTTTAA
Proteins encoded:
- the rpsD gene encoding 30S ribosomal protein S4, whose product is MARYTGPKSKIARKFREPIFGPDKVLDRKNYPPGQHGSSKRRGKQSEYAIQLMEKQKVKYTYGVLEKQFSNLFKKASSRAGITGDNLLQLLEARLDNTVYRLGIATTRSGARQLVSHKHVTVNGEVVNIPSYQLKAGDVVAVREKSKSLESISNSVAGRTINKFAWLEWNAGELTGKFLTYPQRDEIPENIKENLIIELYSK
- the rpsK gene encoding 30S ribosomal protein S11; translated protein: MAKSKKVTKKRIVVIESVGQAHINATFNNIIVTLTNNNGQTISWSSAGKMGFKGSKKNTPYAAGQAASDCGKVAFDLGLRKVEVFVKGPGSGRESAIRTLQVAGIEVTSIKDITPLPHNGCRPPKKRRV
- the rpsM gene encoding 30S ribosomal protein S13, which codes for MARISGIDLPRNKRGEIGLTYIYGIGRTTAQRILTTAGIDLNKKVQDWSDDELTAIRTMINDEIKVEGALRSEVQLNIKRLMDIGCYRGLRHRKGLPSRGQRTKNNSRTRKGKRKTVANKKKATK
- the rpmJ gene encoding 50S ribosomal protein L36, whose product is MKVRSSIKKRSADCKIIRRKGKLYVINKKNPKYKQRQG
- the infA gene encoding translation initiation factor IF-1; amino-acid sequence: MAKQASIEQDGVIREALSNAMFRVELENGHEIIAHISGKMRMHYIKILPGDKVKLEMSPYDLTKGRITYRYK
- the map gene encoding type I methionyl aminopeptidase gives rise to the protein MSKIYYKSLEEIELIRESSMLVSKTLAEVAKVIKAGMTTIQLDKLAYEFISDNGAIPAFLNYNGFPYSLCISPNEQVVHGFPSDYVIKDGDLISVDCGVIKNNYFGDSAYTFSIGEIDAEKQKLVEVTKRCLELGIEKAVAGMRIGDVGFAVQNHAETNGFGVVRELVGHGVGVKLHEKPEIPNYGKRGAGPKLEEGMVIAIEPMINAGVAGVKFHKDGWTVTSKDNKPSAHFEHTVAVKKGKAEVLSTFSIIEEVLQQKK
- the secY gene encoding preprotein translocase subunit SecY, which codes for MKKLFTTLSNIWKIQELKERILFTLLILLVYRFVSHVVLPGVDPTALGNNEKSGLLGLLDMFAGGSFSRVSILALGVMPYISASIVVQLLGIAVPSFQKMQKEGESGRKKMNQITRYLTVAITIVQSVGYVKTQVPAEAILLPNTLFLVLSTFVLTAGTLFVMWLGEKITDKGIGNGTSLIIMVGIIARLPVAISQEFSARVGSASEGGGPVALVLEIVALFAVVMFTILIVQGVRKVPVQYAKKIVGNRQFGGVRQYIPLKVNAAGVMPIIFAQALMFIPGALMQFVPSLQGSWLIQFSNTTSLAYSLTFAILIIAFTFFYTAITVNPTQMSDDMKKNGGFIPGVKPGFATSTFIDDVISKITFPGAVFLAIIAILPSLAVKFGIKQEFAHFFGGTSLLILVGVVLDTLQQIESYLLMRHYDGLMKTGRVTGRTGVPAASSNAAL
- the rplO gene encoding 50S ribosomal protein L15 — its product is MNLSNLKPAVGSTKNSKRIGRGTGSGRGGTSTRGHKGAGSRSGHKTKIGFEGGQMPLQRRVPKVGFKPINRTEYVGVNLDVLQALAEKHSLTTIDFAALQAHGLASKNDLVKILGRGEVKAKLEITAHAFSATAQKAIEAAGGSIVKL
- the rpmD gene encoding 50S ribosomal protein L30, with the protein product MAKIKITQVKSVIDRSERQKRTVQALGLSKMNQSVEVEATPQIIGMVRKVNHLVAIEAI
- the rpsE gene encoding 30S ribosomal protein S5, producing MSTINIKRVKTTDIELKDRLVSIQRVAKVTKGGRTFSFSAIVVVGDENGVVGFGLGKAKEVTEAIAKGVDDAKKNLVKVPILNGTVPHEQIGKFSGGFVLIKPAAVGTGVIAGGAMRAVLESAGVHNVLAKSKGSSNPHNVVKATVDALTKMRDAYTVAQTRGIDLNKVFNG
- the rplR gene encoding 50S ribosomal protein L18 — its product is MAGKKLSRRDRIKKGIRKRLTGSEERPRLSVYRSNKGIYAQVINDVTGTTIASASSLSKDFSGTGNKSDQSVAVGKLVAEKAIAAGVKEVVFDRNGYLYHGRVKSLAEGAREAGLVF
- the rplF gene encoding 50S ribosomal protein L6 — translated: MSRIGKAPITIPAGVTITVSKDNVVSVKGPKGELTQAVDSDITVSQEDGILTVQRPSEQKKHKALHGLYRSLLNNMVVGVTEGYKLTQELVGVGYRATNTGNTLDLVLGYSHHYVFQLPEEIKVTTSSEKGQTPKIILESIDKQLIGQVAAKIRSLRAPEPYKGKGIKFVGEVLRRKAGKSASKK
- the rpsH gene encoding 30S ribosomal protein S8 — protein: MNTDPIADYLTRVRNAIKANHRVVEIPASNLKKEITKVLFDKGYIANYKFEDTTVQGIIKIALKYNPITKVPAIRTLVRISKPGLRNYAGVENMPRVLNGLGIAILSTSKGVMTDKEAAKLNIGGEVLCHVY
- the rpsN gene encoding 30S ribosomal protein S14; this translates as MAKEGVKAREVKRQKLVARYAEKRAVLKAAGDFEGLDKLPKNSSPVRLHNRCKLTGRPRGYMRTFGISRVTFRQMALDGKIPGVKKASW